A segment of the Sphingopyxis sp. OAS728 genome:
TCGGCGCGGGCGAACTGGCGGGCGCGCATCTGGTCGAGATCGGGAGGCGGCGCATCGCCTTCCTCGGCGACGCGTCGGACCATGCGCCCGAATTCCAGGATCGCTATAACGGCCTCTGCCGCGCGATGCGCGCCGCGGGCCTCGAGCCCGATCCGGCGCTTCAGCGCGACGCGGTTTCGTCCGAGGATTCGGGCTATGCCGCCGCGCGGTCGCTCATCGAAAGCGGCCAGAATTTCGACGCCGTCTTCGCCGCCAGCGACCTGATCGCGATCGGCGCGATGCGCGCGCTGACCGAAGCGGGGCTGCGCCTGCCGCAGGACGTCGCGATCATCGGCTTCGACGACATCCCCGCCGCCAGCCTGACCTCGCCGACGCTGACCACGCTGATGCAGGATATGAAGGGCGCGGGGACCTTGCTCGTCGACGCGCTGCTCGCGCGGATCGAGGATCGCCCCGTCGAGCAGCGGATATTGCCAGCCCGGCTGATCCGGCGCCAGAGCACGGCGATCTGACGAAGCTTCGTGTCGGCATTGGGTTGGAAGCGGCCCTTTGTGAACCCCGGCGAAAGCCGGGGCCGAGTGCGGAACTAGCTAAGGTCGCGTCAGAATTCTGGGCCCCGGCTTCCGCCGGGGTTCACATCTGTATCGGCGGCTCTCGGCCGAAAGCGGCCCCCACGTATTCGTATACGTAACCGCACCGCGCTTGCCCTGCACCGCGCGCGCTGCAACACCCCCACCAACGCGAGCCGCGCCAGCAGCCGCAACGGGAGACGCATGATGGAAAAACCGAAGCAGGGCTTTGCCGGCCTGTGGAATATCAGCTTCGGCTTTTTCGGCATCCAGATCGGCTTCGCGCTGCAGAATGCGAATATGAGCCGTATCTTCCAGTCGCTCGGCGAGGATATCGAGAAACTTCCCGGCCTGTGGGTCGCCGCGCCGCTAACCGGCCTGCTCGTCCAGCCGATCATCGGGCATATGAGCGACCGGACCTGGCTCGGCCGGCTCGGGCGCCGCCGTCCTTATTTTCTCGCCGGCGCGATCCTCGCCGCGATCGCGCTGTTCGTCATGCCCGAAAGCCCCGCGATCTGGTTCGCCGCGATGATGCTGTGGATCCTCGACGCCTCGCTCAACATCTCGATGGAGCCCTTCCGCGCCTTCGTCGGCGACATGCTGCGCAAGGATCAGCACAGCGTCGGCTATGCGGTGCAGACCGCCTTCATCGGCGCGGGCGCGGTGGTCGGATCACTCTTCCCGACGCTGATGGAGGCGATGGGCGTCGCCAATGTCGCGCCGCCGGGACAAATCCCCGACACGGTGCGCTACGCCTTCTGGTTCGGCGGGATTGCGCTGTTCCTTGCCGTACTGTGGACCGTCGTCACGACGGACGAATATAGTCCCGAACAGATGGCGTCCTTCGAAGCTGCGGCGGACGGCGAGGCAACCGCAGTCCGCGCCCTCGCCTCGCACAGCTATACAGCCAGCGGCGGCTGGATCGGCGCCGGGCTGCTCGTCCTGCTCGTCCAGCATCATTTCGCCCTGCTGCGCGAGGTGCTGCTGCTCGGTGCGCTGCTGATCGGCTATGGTCTCGCAAGCATCGCCGCGATCGCGCTGGCGCGCCGCGGCAACGACACGAACATGCTGTCGAGCATCGTCGGCGATTTCTCGGGCATGCCGGCGCTGATGAAGCGGCTTGCGCTCGTCCAGTTCTTCAGCTGGTCGGCGCTGTTCATCATGTGGATCAACACCACCCCGATCGTCGCCCAATATCATTTCGGCACGACCGATGCCGCGAGCGCGGCCTATCAGGAGGCGGGCAACTGGGTCGGCGAATTGTTCGCCATCTATAATGGCGTCGCCGCCATCGCGGCGCTGACCCTGCTCCCCTGGCTATCGCGCCGTTTCGGGCAGGCCCGGACGCACATAATCGGGCTCGCGTGCGGAGCGATCGGTTACGGCAGTTTCTTCCTGCTACGCGACCCCACACATCTGATCGTCAGCGAGATTTTCATTGGCATCTTCTGGGCATCGGTGCTGGCCATGCCCTATGCGATCCTCGCCTCCAGCCTGCCGCAAGCAAAGCTCGGCATCTACATGGGGCTCTTCAACATCTTCGTCGTCGTGCCGCAATTGCTCGTCGCAACGGTGATGGGCTCGATCATGAAATCGCTGTTTCCCGGCGAACCCATCTACACGATGGCCTTCGCCGCCTTTGCCCTGCTGCTGGCGATGATTGCGATGCTGCGCGTCGGCCAACCGGCCGCAGATCGCGGCCAAACCGTCCACGGCTAGTCGCGCCCAGATACCGCCCTATCGGGCGAAGAAACCGGTGTCACAACAACGCCGCACGACTGTCATCGTGGCGACCCACTGCGGCCATCGAATCGCAACCCCGAAGCCCTAGCGGACGCCGACCGCAATCGGCGGCAATCCAATCCAGGGGTTTCAGAATGACGATCAGAGGTCTTGCCTCAGCCACCGCGCTTGTTCTTCTCGCGAGCACGAGCAGCGCCGCACTGGCACAGTCGGACACCGGCGACACAGCTGCCAGCGACGCGGCGGCGCAGGGCGACGAGATCGTCGTGACCGGCCGCGCGGGCGCCGGCGACCGCACGCGGATCGAGACGAGCTATGCGATCACCTCGATCGACAACGACACGCTGCGCTCGCGCGCCCCGTCGAGCGTCACCGAAGCGCTGAAGTCGGTCCCCGGCTTCTGGGTCGAGGCATCGGGCGGCGAAGGCAGCGGCAACGTCCGCGCGCGCGGCATTCCGGTCGACGGGTTCGGATCGATCACCCTGCTCGAAAACGGCCTGCCGGTGCAGCATGACCCCTCGCTCGGCTATCTCAATGCCGACCAGGCCTTCCGCATCGATGAATCGATCGAACGCGTCGAGGTCGTCCGCGGCGGCCCGTCGTCGATCTTTTATTCGAACGCCCCCGGCGGCGCGGTCAACTTCATCACGCGGCAGGCCAAGGACGAACTGACCGGCGTCGCGCGCATCCTTTATGGCCCGACCGCCGACCTGTTCCGCTTCGACGGCTGGGTCGGGACGCCGCTCGGCAACGGCTGGAGCCTTGGCGTCGGCGGCTATTATCGTAAGGAAGATGGCGTCCGCGATCCCGGTTTCGCGGGCAATGAGGGCGGACAGATCCGCGCCGACCTCAACTATGATTTCGGCGATGGCCGGATCACGCTCGGTTACAAAAAGATCGACGACAGCACGATCTTCTACACCGGCATCCCGCTCACCAAGGACCGCAAGGGCAATATCGTCGGCCTGCCGGGCTTCGACCCGCATTATGGCACGACCGCGAGCCGCGCGACCGCCTTCATGACGCTGCGCGACGCCAACGGGCCGGTCCGGTTCAACAATGCCGACGGCACCGACGTCAACCTCGACCAGTTCAGCCTGCTCGCCGAGTGGGAGCTCGCGCCGGGCTGGAAGCTCAGCAACCGCGCGCGCTATCGCGACTCGCTGACGGTGCGCAACGGCGTCTATCCGGCGTCGATCAGCACCGCGACCGCCTTCCTCAACCAGAACCGCGCCTCGCTCCTCGCCGCCTTCCCCGGCGCGGCGAGCGTCCAGCTGCGCTACAGCGACACCGGCGAGGCGTTCGACGTCACCGGCCAGAACGGCAACGGCGACGTCTTCATCAACGCCGCGCGCCCGGTCACCGTCGACGAGAGCGAGTTCCTCAACGACCTCCGCCTCGCGCACAGTTTCGACATCGGCGGGATGACGCATGATGTGTCGATCGGCTTCTATTACGCCCGGATCGAAGAGACTTTCCAGCGATACTCGGCGTCGACGCTGCAGGACGTATCGGACAATTCGCGCCTGCTCGACCTCGTCGCGCTCAATGGTGCGGGGCAGGTCATCGGCGCGGCGACCGAAAATGGCGTCGTGCGTTATGGCTCCGAATTCGCCAACGGCAGCGGCACGCAGGACACGTTCGCAGTATATGCCGCCGACGAATGGCAGGTCACGCCGCAGCTCCGCATCGACGGCGGCGTCCGCTGGGAAACGGTCAAGACGCGCGGCGCACAGGAGGGCAGCAAGACGGTCAACCTCGGCAATGCGGCGACGCTCGCCGATAACAGCGTGCTGACCGGAAACGGCATCTTCGCTCCCTTCGATCAGAAGTTCGACAAGGTCGGCTATACGATCGGCGCGGACTGGCAGTTCGCACCGCGTGCCGGGGTCTTCGCGCGCTACACCTCCGCCTTCCGTTTGCCGAGCGTCGGGAGCTTCATTACCAGCGCCACCGCGGTTCCGCGGACGCAGGGCATCGACCTGTGGGAAGCGGGCCTCAAATATCAGTCGCGCTTCGCCAGCGTCTACCTCACCGGCTTCCTGACCGACTTCAACTCCTATGGCATCGGCAACACGAAGTTCGACCCGGTCACCAACGGCTATGTGTCGCAGACGGTCTATACCGACACGCGCGCGTACGGCGTCGAGTTCGAAGGGACGGTGCGGCCGACGTCGTGGTTCGACTTCACCCTCAACGGCACGTGGCAGGACCCGACCTTCCGCAACCTGCGCTATCACGAGCTGACCACGGTCAACGGGCAGCAGACGCTGGTCCCGCGCGACTATTCGGGCAATCAGCTGATCCGCGTCCCCAAAATGACGCTGCGCGCGACGCCGGCGGTGACGCTGCTCGGCGACCGGCTGCGCGCGCAGGTCGATGTCGAACATTATACGAAGCGTTACGCCGATGCGGCGAACATATCGAAACTGCCCGCCTATACCGTGCTCAATGCCAGCGTCCGGTTCAACCTGACCAACCAGATCACGATCTGGGCCTATGGCGACAACCTGACCAACGAGCTCGGGCTGACCGAGGGCAACCCGCGCGCGGGCGAACTGACCAGCGGACAGGCGAACGACCTGTTGTTCATCGGGCGTCCGATCGTCGGCCGCAACGTCCGCTTCGCCGTCGACTTCCGTTTCTGATGCTGCACCGCGCGATCCTGTTCGCTGCTGTTCTGGCGATGGCCGCCCCCGTGGCGGCCATCGAACAGACGCCGCCCGATGTGACGGTCACCGGCGAGATCACCGGAACCGACCATCAGACCTATCGCGAGGTGGCGTTCGACGTTCCCGAGGGGACCGAACGCGTCACCGCGGTGCTGAGTTACGACAAGTCGAACAAGACCGTCGTCGACATGGGCGTGTGGGATCCGGCGCGTTTTCGCGGCTGGAGCGGCGGATCGCGTGACCGCTTCACGATTGCGCCGAGCGACGCGACGCCGGGCTATCTGGCGGGTGCGCTGCCCGTCGGGCGCTGGCGCGTGATGCTGGGCGTTCCCAATGCGCGGGCGAACAGCCGGGCGGCCTATACGGTCCGGGTCTTCTTCGACCGCGCCGACGAGCGACGCGCCACCGCCGCGATCGCCGATCCACCGATCAAGGCCGGGCCGGGCTGGTATCGCGGCGACCTTCATATGCACGATGCGCACAGCGACGGCAGCTGCCGGAGCCGTGGCGGGCGGAAGGTGCCATGCCCGCTGTTCCGCACCGTTGCCGCCGCCGCCGAGGCAGGGCTCGATTTCATTTCGGTCACCGACCATAATACCACCGCGCATTTTAGCGGCCTGCGCGAGCTCCAGCCCTACTTCGACACGATGCTTCTGATCCCGGGGATCGAGGTGACGACCTTCGGCGGCCACGCCAATATCTTTGGCCCGACCGGCATCGTCGATTTCCGCGTCGGCACGCCCGGCGGCCCCGATATCCGCTCATTGCAGCGCGATGTTGCGGCGGCGGGCGCGATCATGTCGATCAACCATCCCGCCCTGCCCTCGGGCGAACAATGCATGGGTTGCGGCTGGACGTGGAAGGACACCGACTATGGCGCCATTACGACGATCGAGGCGATCAACGGCACGATGACCGAGGGGCCCTTCGCCGGGCTCGGCTTCTGGTATGCGCGGCTGAACGAAGGACACCGCCTGACCGGCATCGCCGCCAGCGACAATCACGACCCCGACGTCGCGCCCGGCAACCCGCCGCCCGGCCCGGCGGCGATCGGCCACCCGCGCACCGTCGTCCATGCAAGTGCATTGTCGACGCCCGCGATCCTCGACGGCCTTCGCGCGGGCAATGTGTTTCTCGACATAGAGGGGACGAACACGCGCCTTCTCGAAGTCGAAGCCTCTGCGAACGGACAGCGCGCGATGATGGGAGAAACATTGTCGGGCCGCCGCCGCATTACCATCGGCGCGCATGTCGCGGGCGTCACCGGCGCATTTGCCGAGCTGATCCTGAACGGTCAGCCGACCAGAGAACGCCAGCCGATCGGTTCTGACGACGCCCGGCTAAACTGGACGCTGAACGCGCAGCAAAGCTGCGGCTGGCTTGCGGTCAATGTTCGCGGCAGCACGGGCAAGCTGCTGCTCGCCGGCAACCCGGTCTATCTATCATGCAGCTAGATCCCAGGGGTTGGCGATTCGCCGATTGAAAAGTCGGACAGCCGACATCCGGCCGATAGCTACCAGTCCCCTTTTGCTCGCTTTTGTGCGAAAGGCGGCCGTCAGCGATTTTCTGCAAAGAGGCTACGTGCGTACCAGGCTCAGCATTTGCAAAAAGAAGCATTCCTATCGGTCGGAGGAGGAAGCGCTCGCGGTCGCTCGGTGTGCCGAAATCACGCTCCGCACCTATCGCTGCGACCGCTGCCGACTGTTCCATTTGACCAGCCGCACAAAGGGCAAGCCTATGCTTCGACGCGTTGAAGGAGCGTTTTCTTAGCGATCCGAAGCGCCTTTTCCTTGCCACACATCCCCGCATGCGATCCGGCGCGAAGCGAGCGAAATCGCCAAATGCGGCGTCAAAACAGAATCTGCGCGACGATGCTTGTCTTCGCCCCGGCACGCTGCTAGTGGCGCCCCTCGTTGCCGCTTTAGCTCAGTTGGTAGAGCACATCATTCGTAATGATGGGGTCACAGGTTCGAGTCCTGAAGCGGCACCACTTCTCCAGATCATTCGAATGAACTTGAAAGCCGCAGCGCGCATGAGCCTGCGCGGCGTCGCCACACCCCGCGATCGGGCGCGTGTTTTCGCGATATTTTCCTGGATTCCCTCTGCGGGAAAATGGTGCCCAGAAGAGGACTCGATAGTTAAGCCTATGATTTTGAAAAGAAATTTATTTCTCTTCGGAAAGCAAAATGGTGGCCCCTTCGATGGCCCGCGTCAATATTTCATGGAGTGGTTCAAGTGTTGGATGTCTCAACAACGCACGCGGAATGTCATAGCGATCCAGAGCCCTTGTCGCAACCCGCGACGCTCGTGATTCAATTATGAACGCAGCCACGCGAAACTCTTGGCGGTCATGTTGGCCAGTGGGTGCGGAGGGCCGTGACGCCTTGTGGCCGTCTGGCGACCGACCCGGTCTCGGGGACGGAACACTAGGAAGCTGACCTTCGCTGGCGACCCGCTTGGTGTAAACGAAGCCGCTCTGCCGTCGACGCCTCTCGACCCAACTAAGCCATTCAGCGCCCAAATGTTGACTTGAAGATCCGTCTCAAAACGGGAAGGTTTTTGCGACTGTCAGCGCAGGAAGGCCAAGAGATTGAGTGCGCCTGATAATCCCAGCAATCCAAAGCCGACGACAAGAAGGCTGGTGCCCTTGGCGCGATTGGCGTGCTCGGTTGAATTGGCGAGGTTATAAATATCGCCTTTGTATCCGGGCATGAGCTGCTGGATATTCAGTTCATGCGCCGTAACGATCAGCGCGAGCGCATCGAGGATACGTTTCACCCGCCATGCCAAGACCACCGATCCAGCAACGCTGCATATAGCCGCTACTATCTTGAGCGAATTTGGATCGAGCATGTTCCCCCCTTAAAATGCAAACTTGGCCTGTCCTTTGTCTTCAACAGGGCGCAGGCGTGAATAGGCGAGCAGTTCGGCCATTGAACCGCCTTTGTCACGCCAGTTGTAGAACGTTTCCTCGCCGAGCAACACATAATGCCAATCGGCATCGCTGCGCTGATCGGATGCAATGCCGTTGATCCGATCGCACCAGGCAACCGCCGCCTTGCGTTTCCGCAGGACGTTCGGGGATGAAAGCTGCCCCTGCGCCTTCGTTTCGACGAGATAGATGGACGCCCCCGCCCGCACGAAAAAGTCAGGTGAATAGAAGGCCGGTAGGCCATCTTCCTTAATGTAGCGAAGCCGCGCGAAGGTGTGTTTCTGCTCATTGATCTTGCAATACGCATCCACGCTCGCATCGCGCTCGCAGGTTTCCATGAAGGCCTGTTCGAGGCCACCGCTCCGCGATGGGAAAGGTAGCCGGAGGTAAATTGCCTTTTCGACCGCCAAGGACGAGCCGGCGCGCATGGCGAGTTTCGGCACCTCTGACAGGCGACGATGAGCCACCTCGGCATCGGCAACGATGACGCTATCTTCTGCTTCGAGAATGGCGCGCGCCCATACTTTGATGATATGTTCCGTCACCGGGTCGAGAAGCAGGACGCGCCAATTTTCATCCTCCAGCGGCTCAAATTCCTGTTTGAACAGGTATTGCCGGACGAACCCGTCAATGCCCTCGGCAAGTTCGGCGCGGTTAATCTGGATATAGGGAAATTTGCTGGCGTTGGCGAAAGCCTTGGAGCTGGATGTGGTATCGGTCAGCGTCACGGCTTCCGTGATGCGCCGCGTAATCCGGGCAAGGTAATCATTATAGCCGGTCGCGGTCATGACCCCGCCATGAACACGATAATCGCCGAACCGCGTTTTCGCCTGCACGTCCTCCGAATGGAATTTCTCGCCGTGCCCTAGCTGGCTTTTGAGCTGATCGAGGTTGAACGCGCCGAAGGGGGCCAACTCGGATGGCTCTATCTGCGTATCTTCCAGTTCCTCCATCTGTTCGCGCAGGATGAATGGGATCGCGAAATCATATTCTTCATAACCGTCCCGCAGGCCGACCGACACAAGGTCGCCCGTGGACGTGGTATTGGTGTCATCGTCATCGGCCTCGGCTGCGAGGCCTTCTTGGATCAGCTCGTCATAGAAGCTCTGGAAAGCCGGATGCTCGACAATCGACAGAATATCGATCATGTTATTGGGCGTCTTGCCCGTGCGGATGAGTTGGCGGTTTTCCCGCTTGATATCGTCGTATTCATTGCCGCGCCACATGAGGCGCAGCCCGCGCCCGATGGTCTGTTCGAGCAGGATGCCGGCGCCAGATGCCCGAAGCGGGACGATGACGCAGATGTTGTTTACGTCAAAACCCTCACGCAGCATCAGGACGCTGACGATGACGCGGGGGGATTTATGGCGGTCAACATCGAACAGTCGCTCGCGCAGCACCTTCCACTCGTCGGGTTTCAGCTCACCCTTGCGGTTTGAATCTACCCGAAGCACCTCGTCGTCAGCCAATCCTTCGAGCTGCATGAACTCCGCGACCAAAGGCGTGACCGTGGTATCCTCGCAGACAACCAGCATTTTCGGATGCTTTTCGGGCGCGAGGTCGGCAAAATCGGCTTCCAGCTTCCGCAGCTTGGTAAGGCCGGCGCGCAACATGATGCGCTGCCCTTCAGACAGCATGGGATTGCCATTCTCGTCACGATCGGCTTTGAAATCCAGCTCCTCGTTACTGAGTGCGCCGATTTCCGATCGCTTATCCAGAACGAGGGATTTGACCAGGCCCGCACGCATGGCGGTCTTGAGGTCGAAATCCACCACGATGTGCGGGAAATAGGATTTGCGAGAGTTCTTGCCCGTTCCTACCTCGTTGTAAGGGGTGGCCGAAAAGTCCACCTGAACAAAACGGCTCGCCTTCGGCTCCGCGATTAGGTTGAGGCTTTTCTGCCATTCAACCTCCGTCACCTCGCCCTCACGCTTGAACTCGTGGATATGGTGGGCTTCGTCATTGAAGACCATCAGCGCCGGCAAATCCTTGAGATATGAAAGGATGCCGCCACGCTCATAACGACGGTTCAGGACGTTCAGATCGTTGCCCGCGCTCGTCCCAGGTGGGAGAGGCAGGATGCTTTGAACTACGATCTTTGGATCGACGGATTCCCCAGGCGAGTCGATATCGTCCTCGTCCTGCGGCTCGCCTTCCTCGGAGAGGACATGCCAATTGGAAATGGCGATGATGCCGCCTGCCGTGACCTTGCGGCCGATATCTTCCTTCGGGCAGACCGCGCCCTGTACGAACCGAAAAACCTCGTCCCGATGGGCGTCGGGAATGAACAGCTCTTGGAAAATCGCCAGATCGGAGATGGTGAAATCGCGCTTGCCGTCACGCTCTTTGCCCATGAAGGCATCGAGCAAACGGTCATAGACGATGAGGCCGGGAGCCACGACAAGGAAGTTTTTGGTATATCGTCCGCTATCCGGCGCACGGTTAGCATTAAGTATCTGCCAGACCATGAGGGCCTGCAAAACCCATGTTTTGCCCGTGCCGGTTGCCATTTTCAGGCAGTATTTCGGATAGGCGTTCTTCGGTGCGCGGATCACTTCGGAATCCCGCGCGCTCGCCAGCATGACCTCTGGCGCGGCGACCTGATACAGGTCTTGCAGCGTGTTTACGCCCAGCACCTCATGAGCATAGATCACGTTGAGCAGGGCTTGCCGCTGCCCAGGATGGAAATTGAACTGGCGGGCGTCCTGAAACTCTGCCTGAAACCACCACTTGAGCAGCTCCGCCGTCATTTCCGATACCTGATCGAGGATCGGCGCTTCGCCGTTTTCCAGTCCGATACAGGCTTCCTCAACCTTCGCCGTCAGCCCCTTGGAAAGGGTCAGATCGTTGATGCTCGCCATCACGCCACCTCAATCATGGCTTCGGCTTCAAATCCGAACACATCGACGACGCGAACACAGACCTGTCGTTTGCCGACCTTTTTGGGGAGGTCAGTCAGCCTTGCTTTAGTAACGACGCGATAGGGATCGTCGTCGTTTTCCGTGTTGCCGCGATAGTCCTGCCAGACCGAGCGGAACACCTCCCCGTCATAGTCTGGATCGACGCTCCAATATTCGATGAGCGCCATTGGATCATCGTTGATGACATGCTGGAGCTTTTCGCGGTTGGCATCGTCGAGATTTAGCGCCTCCGGCGAGAGCAGCACATAATTGGCGATCGAAACCGACAAAGACTCCCCCTCGCCCACCTGTTCGCGCGCGACCTCGCCGAGTTTGAGATACTGCAGGGACGAGAACCGAACTTCATCGGCTTTCAGCTTATGCCCCTTCTTTTTGAGCCGATCGAGCAAATCGGGCGGGATCACCAGAACCTCCAGACGATCCCCCTGCCCCAATGCCTCGATATCGTGGCCGATCGTCGAGGAGAAATTCCAGCCCAACACGATGACCTTATCCCAGCCACCCATGAGATTGTCGCGGATCTCGATCGCGCGCCGCAAGGTGGTCAGGCCCGTCATCTTATTGGGGCTATCGGCCAGTACGAGGGTCTTGCCACCCTGCAGCCTACCCATGTTCTTGTTGGGATTTTCCTCCACGGGTAGCGGGAGCGCGCCAAACAAGCCCAGCACGATTTCCGCGAGATCGCCGATGCGGAACTTTGCGCCCATCGTCGAGCGCATCTGCTCGACCTGGTAATCGCCAATATGCTGATAGAGAAACGGCTTGGCGTCTTGGTCGATCATCCGCTTGCGCGTCACCATACACGCCGGCTTTCCAAAATCCGACGCGATCCAGCGACGGCCGAGCCTTTCGGCAACGGCCGCAGTGGTGCCAGAGCCGATGAAGAAATCGGCCACCAAATCACCTTCATTGGAAATCGCAGTAATAACGCGCTCAATCAACGCTTCGGGCTTCTGCGTATTGAAGAACAGGTTTTCCTTGCGATCCGCAGGCTGCAGCATGGATATGCGCCAAACGTCATCAAGCGTCCTTTCGGTGGACTCAATGTAGATCACCTTGCCGTCAGGCCCCTTGGCGTTGACGATTTTTTGCTTCTCTTTGTCCCATACGCGCTTGAGCTGTTTAACCGGCGCTTCCCGTTCTTCCCGTATTTTATTGAAGGTATAATCGTCACCCGCGCGATACCAGAGCAATACATCATGGTTTTTAGCGAAGTGGTTCACATTGCCTTGCATTTTATTATAATAATACCAGACAATCTCGTTGACGAAGTTTGATTTTCCGAACACCTCATCGAGAACCATGCGGACATAATGGCAGACGTGCCAATCCAGATGGACCACGATGCTGCCATCATGGGCCAGCAATTCCTTCATGAGGAAAAGCCGTGGCGTGATCATCCGCAGATATGACGCCGTGCCCTCGCTCCATGTGTCCGTATAGGCGAATTGCTCAATGACATTGGGAAGCTGCTCGATGGAGGCACCGGGTAATTCGACCTTGCGGCGATAATCCGCCTTACTGTCGTAAGGAGGGTCGATATAGATAAGGTTGACTTTGCCACGCACGGATTCCGCGTCGTCGCCGCCCGCCAGTAGAGAGCCGATTGCCAAGAGATTGTCGCCATAGATCAGGCGACTTTCACCGACGGCAGCCGCCTGATCCTTCTTGTCGGCGACCTTGAGCAGATCCTGCCAATTGCTATCGCGCGAGGGAATGACCAATTCCCGCGTCTGCAGGCCGAGGCGATAGTTGCTCTCTGCCCGCTCCATGACGCGCTCGGCTTCGCGCTTCCCCTCGGCCACAATGGCCGGAAGCTGTTCGAGCAAACTCTTCATTCAATATCCCCCTGCCCGCGTTGGTCGCGCGGTGTTGTCTTAAATCGCAATTTGGTCAGATCATCGCCGGCTGCGGATCG
Coding sequences within it:
- a CDS encoding site-specific DNA-methyltransferase; the encoded protein is MKSLLEQLPAIVAEGKREAERVMERAESNYRLGLQTRELVIPSRDSNWQDLLKVADKKDQAAAVGESRLIYGDNLLAIGSLLAGGDDAESVRGKVNLIYIDPPYDSKADYRRKVELPGASIEQLPNVIEQFAYTDTWSEGTASYLRMITPRLFLMKELLAHDGSIVVHLDWHVCHYVRMVLDEVFGKSNFVNEIVWYYYNKMQGNVNHFAKNHDVLLWYRAGDDYTFNKIREEREAPVKQLKRVWDKEKQKIVNAKGPDGKVIYIESTERTLDDVWRISMLQPADRKENLFFNTQKPEALIERVITAISNEGDLVADFFIGSGTTAAVAERLGRRWIASDFGKPACMVTRKRMIDQDAKPFLYQHIGDYQVEQMRSTMGAKFRIGDLAEIVLGLFGALPLPVEENPNKNMGRLQGGKTLVLADSPNKMTGLTTLRRAIEIRDNLMGGWDKVIVLGWNFSSTIGHDIEALGQGDRLEVLVIPPDLLDRLKKKGHKLKADEVRFSSLQYLKLGEVAREQVGEGESLSVSIANYVLLSPEALNLDDANREKLQHVINDDPMALIEYWSVDPDYDGEVFRSVWQDYRGNTENDDDPYRVVTKARLTDLPKKVGKRQVCVRVVDVFGFEAEAMIEVA